One Carassius carassius chromosome 28, fCarCar2.1, whole genome shotgun sequence genomic window carries:
- the LOC132108479 gene encoding protein FAM181B yields MAVQAAIMNSQFLNFCFPGSVMDYEVEKGLEGGLLGEMDCGGDFRETTRDLLSFIDSASSNIKLALDKPVKSKRKVNHRKYLQKQIKRCTGIISPGSTLVQEPCKRQGSPPAPTSNLSSKTPPKKDGMQASLQSKSLAALFNSAKDVRGERAKKPPLRHRNLPPSFFTEPANSSRVTSTSGMSLKDLERGTPEAAEFLELLGPEYSNMVSEQDLLYTAPIRIQQEVTAGPEPYDSHHFVSGGFLYTEPWGTCSGTSKKSGDMRTVPVQPNLYAHTDLSGSVPVEQSAPCALTFSNFFTDCSTPPVSYDLVNGYNRGSFSSL; encoded by the coding sequence ATGGCTGTTCAGGCTGCCATCATGAACTCGCAGTTCTTAAACTTCTGTTTTCCTGGCTCGGTCATGGATTATGAGGTGGAAAAGGGTCTGGAAGGGGGTCTCCTGGGTGAGATGGACTGCGGGGGTGACTTCAGGGAGACCACTAGAGACCTGCTTAGCTTCATCGACTCAGCTTCCAGCAACATCAAACTTGCACTGGACAAGCCTGTTAAGTCTAAGAGGAAAGTCAACCACCGAAAGTACCTGCAGAAGCAGATTAAGAGGTGCACAGGAATCATCTCGCCAGGGAGCACACTGGTTCAGGAGCCATGTAAGAGGCAAGGCTCGCCCCCAGCCCCAACAAGCAACCTCTCCAGCAAAACGCCACCCAAGAAGGATGGGATGCAGGCCAGCCTGCAAAGCAAGAGTCTGGCTGCCCTCTTCAACTCGGCGAAGGATGTACGAGGAGAGAGGGCCAAGAAGCCCCCGCTGCGGCATCGAAACCTTCCTCCATCCTTCTTCACAGAGCCGGCCAACAGCTCCAGAGTTACATCTACTTCTGGCATGTCGCTCAAAGACCTGGAGCGAGGGACTCCGGAAGCAGCAGAGTTCTTAGAGCTTCTTGGACCCGAGTACAGCAACATGGTCTCGGAGCAGGATTTATTATACACTGCACCTATCAGGATTCAACAGGAAGTGACTGCGGGCCCCGAGCCATATGACTCCCACCATTTTGTAAGTGGTGGGTTCTTGTACACTGAACCTTGGGGCACTTGTAGCGGCACCTCTAAAAAGTCAGGAGACATGCGGACAGTACCAGTACAGCCAAATCTTTATGCCCACACAGACCTTTCTGGCAGCGTGCCTGTGGAACAGAGCGCGCCATGTGCACTTACCTTTTCAAACTTCTTCACAGACTGCTCCACACCTCCAGTCTCCTACGATCTGGTGAACGGATACAACAGAGGGAGCTTTTCTTCTCTTTAG